One window of the Podospora pseudopauciseta strain CBS 411.78 chromosome 4, whole genome shotgun sequence genome contains the following:
- a CDS encoding hypothetical protein (COG:S; EggNog:ENOG503NZA3) yields the protein MPLFTLSTSKKNACTLFDIRLENDFIVFRGNDHEASGQLLKGTVVLCLSAPLKVETINLKLTGTIHYGWTDPRVTATGINHHRIDKTVNFYEHRWRPFAGVGASNHIPTGDTHHSRGTTLGPGNYEWPFQVMLPGNTTESVEGLREASITYRLKASVVRGKFASDLSAYKRLRIIRTLESSALEFLHAMSVENIWPNKIDYSILIPQKAVVFGTCIPLETRFTPLLKGLELGDMTVKLVEVHDIVLHSTRSSGASSVKEYRKEREIETWRLPITREEHWQDMINDSGQEGWVLNTSLNLPKKLSKCLQDVNTKGIKVRHKLKLVVALKNPDGHISELRATLPVTIFISPNMPLDEDGNLVRQVPVGTPSLQVAAIAPPGYGEHVLDQLYEDMDPTGLQTPAGGLSAVNSPIYGRSRASSVENLNALYHGASSPVNGVPFSANQLTARLQTQLNQHNRNQSWPTMRAAESARHMPSYASELDTEDARTDEQSAPPSLPLTRHNSDDDESALQHLDYAELEELSKVPSYQTAVKTPVRPLAYNVLPDYETATSVPSTPQPGSPERSPPLRATELTRSDNSFLGSIAEVPQESSIQDDDMNPQSRPGTRRTSPIRWRQLSVGLYPHHSLHGEGDEHRRLHLLRAQRGLA from the exons ATGCCTCTATTCACCCTTTCCACATCCAAGAAGAATGCCTGTACGCTGTTCGACATCAG GCTCGAGAACGACTTTATTGTCTTTCGCGGTAACGATCATGAGGCCTCTGGCCAACTGCTCAAAGGAACAGTCGTGCTTTGCTTGTCTGCGCCATTAAAGGTCGAGACGATCAACTTGAAATTGACCGGCACAATCCACTATGG TTGGACCGATCCCAGAGTAACCGCGACAGGAATTAACCATCACAGAATCGATAAGACTGTGAACTTCTACGAGCACCGATGGCGACCATTTGCTGGAGTCGGCGCTTCCAACCATATTCCGACTGGCGACACACATCATTCGAGGGGCACCACGCTAGGCCCTGGCAATTACGAATGGCCCTTTCAAGTCATGCTCCCTGGTAATACCACGGAGAGTGTGGAGGGCTTGCGTGAGGCCAGCATCACTTACAGACTGAAGGCATCAGTAGTGCGGGGCAAGTTTGCATCCGATTTGAGCGCTTACAAACGGCTACGCATCATCCGAACCCTCGAATCCTCCGCCCTCGAGTTTCTACATGCGATGAGTGTGGAAAATATCTGGCCCAACAAGATAGATTACTCGATTCTGATCCCTCAGAAGGCGGTGGTCTTCGGCACATGCATCCCTCTAGAGACGAGATTTACCCCATTACTGAAGGGACTGGAGTTAGGCGACATGACCGTGAAGCTGGTCGAGGTCCATGACATTGTGCTTCACTCGACTAGGTCGTCGGGTGCCTCTTCGGTTAAGGAATACcggaaagaaagagaaatcGAGACATGGCGACTTCCCATCACGCGCGAGGAGCATTGGCAGGACATGATCAACGATAGCGGGCAGGAGGGCTGGGTTCTCAATACTTCGCTTAACCTGCCGAAGAAACTTTCGAAATGCTTGCAGGATGTCAACACCAAGGGCATTAAAGTCCGACACAAGCTGAAGTTGGTTGTGGCTTTGAAGAATCCCGACGGTCACATTTCGGAGCTTAGGGCGACGCTGCCGGTAACCATTTTCATATCGCCAAATATGCCACTGGACGAGGACGGGAATCTGGTGCGACAAGTACCGGTCGGAACACCGTCCCTGCAAGTAGCCGCGATAGCACCACCAGGCTACGGCGAGCATGTTCTTGACCAGCTGTACGAGGATATGGATCCAACCGGGCTACAAACACCAGCTGGTGGCCTGTCGGCTGTTAATAGCCCAATCTATGGAAGGTCGCGCGCCAGCTCCGTGGAGAATCTGAATGCACTCTATCATGGTGCCAGCAGTCCCGTTAATGGTGTGCCATTCAGTGCCAACCAGCTCACTGCTAGGTTGCAGACTCAGCTTAATCAGCACAATCGTAATCAGTCATGGCCCACGATGCGGGCTGCGGAATCGGCACGCCACATGCCCAGCTACGCATCAGAACTTGATACCGAGGATGCCCGTACCGATGAGCAGTCGGCGCCGCCGTCATTACCGCTTACTCGGCACAAcagtgacgacgacgaatcTGCATTGCAGCACCTCGACTATGCAGAGCTTGAGGAGCTCAGCAAGGTTCCTAGTTACCAGACAGCCGTCAAGACACCAGTCCGGCCGCTGGCGTACAATGTTCTCCCAGACTACGAAACGGCGACGAGCGTACCGAGCACACCTCAACCAGGTTCGCCGGAACGATCGCCGCCGTTGAGAGCTACTGAACTCACCCGGTCCGACAACTCGTTTCTGGGAAGCATCGCCGAGGTCCCTCAAGAGTCGTCGATTCAGGATGACGACATGAACCCGCAGAGTCGGCCTGGGACACGCAGAACATCACCCATCCGTTGGCGGCAATTGTCGGTGGGATTGTACCCACACCACTCGCTGCACGGGGAGGGCGATGAGCACCGACGGCTTCACCTTCTCCGTGCCCAACGCGGCTTGGCCTAG
- a CDS encoding hypothetical protein (COG:S; EggNog:ENOG503NVMB), protein MFSLSVLPPPPRYPSQPGGGYNGISATGGVLPMIETNNILTTPTGPEYQFLVGEGLYVLKEDLHLATPPPHPSEAPIQNPNPLSTAPQPATAGTQLSLINIDVGPLPPSFYRSNSRSDGVSGSIQEHPDERSQSSTEVRESTSDGGRLNSSDGGGGHFGSHAPAFGEGNTLLTPTPTKDSNKRRKPKNNMTKSNSSFISRVINHETLSKKLQERARDGMFAFANVNRAFQWLDLSSPTKAEYLTKILFTKAHCLSHDVNRVTKSAAHVDVVMGFSTGEIIWWEPISQRYTRLNKNGIINSTPVSCIAWIPNSENLFLAAHMDGTLIVYDKEKEDAIFSPEDEGTPLSSPSTAVRSSSDAPPLPRPTSSTSSSNNKTTTSSAIHKIHIQKSVHSKNQKVNPVSVWKLSNQRINAFAFSPDNRHLAVVSEDGTLRIIDYLSETLLDLFYSYYGGLTCVTWSPDGRYVLTGGQDDLVSIWSPGVDGTTQGHLVARCQGHHSWVTGVKFDLWRCDLDETTTGPGRNYRFGSVGEDGRVCLWDFSLGMLIRPRVGSTTHGVVGGRPLGEGSSRGRSNSGLSGGETVREGGGVNGDGEGDRGKGEGLRKGEVRPRAVEPRASTAVLPPVLSKIIDDDPLCWLEFTRDAIITSCKSGHIRTWSRPAELTPLGEQENKVE, encoded by the exons ATGTTTTCCCTCAGTGTcctcccgcccccaccaAGATATCCCTCTCAGCCAGGAGGGGGATACAATGGCATCTCGGCAACTGGCGGCGTCTTACCAATGATTGAGACGAACAATATTCTCACCACCCCGACGGGGCCCGAATATCAGTTTCTCGTCGGCGAGGGTCTCTACGTCTTGAAAGAGGACCTGCATCTCGCGACACCGCCACCGCATCCATCCGAGGCTCCCATTCAGAACCCGAATCCCCTCTCGACGGCACCTCAGCCTGCCACAGCCGGGACCCAGctctccctcatcaacatcgacGTCGGCCCGCTACCGCCTTCCTTTTACCGGTCCAACTCCCGCTCCGACGGCGTCTCAGGCAGCATCCAAGAGCACCCCGACGAGCGAAGCCAGTCCTCCACCGAAGTCCGCGAGAGCACCAGCGACGGAGGCCGTCTCAACTCTAGCGATGGCGGAGGCGGTCACTTTGGCTCCCACGCTCCCGCCTTTGGCGAgggcaacaccctcctcacccctaCCCCAACTAAAGACTCCAACAAGCGCAGGAAACCAAAGAACAACATGACGAAAAGCAACTCGTCGTTCATCTCGAGGGTGATCAACCACGAGACCCTGAGCAAGAAGCTCCAGGAGAGAGCCAGGGATGGGATGTTTGCCTTTGCCAATGTGAATAGGGCTTTTCAGTGGCTGGACTTGTCGTCCCCGACCAAGGCGGAGTATCTGACCAAGATTTTGTTTACAAAGGCGCATTGCTTGTCTCATGATGTGAACAGGGTGACCAAGAGCGCGGCGCAtgttgatgtggtgatggggttttCGACAGGGGAGATTATTTGGTGGGAGCCCATCTCTCAGCGGTATACGAGGTTAAACAAAAAC GGGATAATCAACTCGACCCCCGTCTCCTGCATAGCCTGGATTCCCAATTCGGAGAACTTGTTTCTGGCAGCTCACATGGACGGCACCCTCATCGTTTACgacaaggaaaaagaagacgccatcttctcccccgaAGATGAGGGCACCCCTCTCTCCTCACCTTCAACGGCCGTCCGATCAAGCAGCGATGCTCCTCCCTTGCCCCGgcccacctcctcaacctcgtcatcaaacaacaagaccaccaccagcagcgcTATTCACAAAATCCACATCCAAAAGTCTGTGCATtccaaaaaccaaaaagtGAACCCGGTGAGCGTCTGGAAACTTTCCAACCAGCGCATCAACGCCTTTGCCTTCAGTCCAGACAACCGCCACCTGGCGGTAGTATCAGAAGATGGCACCCTCCGGATAATTGATTATCTGTCCGAAACACTGCTGGACCTGTTTTACTCGTACTATGGTGGTCTGACGTGTGTGACGTGGAGCCCGGACGGGAGGTATGTGCTCACGGGGGGGCAGGACGATTTGGTGAGCATCTGGTCTCCTGGTGTGGACGGGACGACGCAAGGGCATTTGGTGGCAAGGTGTCAGGGGCATCACAGCTGGGTGACGGGGGTGAAGTTTGATTTGTGGAGGTGCGATCTTGacgagacgacgacggggcCGGGGAGGAATTACAGGTTTGGGAgtgtgggggaggatgggagggttTGCTTGTGGGATTTTAGCTTGGGGATGTTGATTCGGCCTAGGGTGGGGAGCACGACGcatggggttgttggggggaggcCGCTGGGGGAGGGTAGTAGtagggggaggagcaatTCGGGGTTGTCGGGGGGGGAGACGgttagggagggggggggggtgaatggagatggggagggggataggGGGAAGGGcgaggggttgaggaagggaGAGGTGAGGCCTAGGGCGGTTGAGCCGAGGGCTAGTACGGCGGTTTTGCCGCCTGTTTTG AGCAAAATTATTGATGACGATCCGCTTTGCTGGTTGGAGTTTACGAGGGATGCGATTATCACCAGCTGCAAGTCCGGGCACATCAGGACCTGGAGTAGGCCGGCCGAGTTGACGCCTTtgggggagcaggagaacAAGGTTGAGTGA
- the GEM1 gene encoding ERMES complex Ca(2+)-binding regulatory GTPase gem1 (BUSCO:EOG0926133I; COG:V; EggNog:ENOG503NUWP) produces the protein MATAVRICICGDEGTGKSSLIATFVKDTFVSNKIQAVLPQITIPPTPGHENVTTTLVDTSARPQDRTTLRREIRKCTVIMLVYSDHYSYERVALFWMPYFRSLGVNVPVVLCANKSDLTGDGNTAQVLEEEMLPVMAEFREIDSCIRTSAKEGRNVVEVFWLCQKAVTHPIAPLYDHKESQLKPACVDALRRVFYLCDRDQDGYLNDKEMHDFQAKSFDKPLLPGELENIKAVVSKAVPTCDISKGLDLQCFLQLNKLYAEKGRHETIWIILRKHHYTDSLSLEDGFLQPKLDVPEYASTELSPAGYRFFMDLFLIFDKDNDGGLNDQELAALFAPTPGLPPSWVETSFPSSTVRNEAGHITLQGWLAQWSMTTFLEPKTTLEYLAYLGFEGPNARDSTTAALKITKPRKRRRRPGRVDRNIVLCYILGSSASGKSTLLNAFLNRPFDALYHPTIKPRRAVNSVELGGGKQCYLILEELGELEPAILENQAKLDACDLICYAYDSSDPESFSHIVELRKRYPQLDELPAIYTALKADCDKTTQRSELQPDAYTAALNMSAPLHVSVTWHSISELFVALAEAATNPSTAFPKTEEAPDRTSLYMALGATTCAALAAFMIWRRSTSSM, from the exons ATGGCGACCG CAGTTCGAATTTGTATCTGCGGCGACGAGGGGACGGGCAAGTCAAGTCTTATCGCTACCTTCGTCAAGGATACCTTCGTCTCCAACAAAATACAAGCCGTCCTGCCCCAGATTACCATCCCTCCAACGCCCGGCCACGAGaatgtcaccaccaccctcgtcgATACCTCAGCACGACCCCAAGACCGAACCACACTCCGGAGAGAGATCCGAAAATGCACCGTGATCATGCTGGTCTACTCGGACCACTACAGCTACGAACGTGTTGCCCTCTTCTGGATGCCTTACTTTCGCTCCCTCGGCGTCAACGTCCCCGTCGTCTTATGCGCCAACAAGTCAGATCTTACCGGTGATGGGAACACAGCGCAGGTGCTTGAGGAGGAAATGCTACCAGTCATGGCCGAGTTTAGGGAGATCGATTCTTGCATACGTACAAGCGCAAAGGAGGGACGAAACGTAGTTGAGGTCTTTTGGTTATGTCAGAAGGCCGTGACACATCCAATAGCCCCGCTGTACGACCACAAAGAAAGCCAACTCAAACCAGCCTGCGTTGACGCCTTGAGGAGGGTCTTCTATCTGTGCGACAGGGATCAAGACGGTTATCTCAACGATAAGGAGATGCACGATTTCCAGGCAAAGTCGTTCGATAAGCCGCTGCTCCCAGGAGAGCTGGAGAACATCAAGGCTGTTGTCAGCAAAGCCGTACCAACTTGCGACATAAGCAAGGGGCTAGATTTACAATGCTTCTTGCAGCTGAACAAGCTTTACGCTGAGAAGGGTCGCCATGAGACCATTTGGATTATTCTCCGAAAACACCATTACACTGACAGTTTAAGTTTGGAGGATGGCTTTTTACAACCGAAGCTGGACGTGCCAGAATATGCCTCGACTGAGCTTAGTCCAGCTGGCTACCGCTTTTTCATGGATCTCTTCTTGATCTTTGACAAGGACAACGACGGAGGTCTCAACGACCAGGAGCTGGCAGCCTTGTTCGCTCCCACCCCTGGATTACCACCATCATGGGTGGAAACATCGTTCCCATCCTCCACTGTCCGGAACGAGGCCGGGCACATCACGCTTCAGGGATGGCTGGCACAATGGAGCATGACCACGTTCCTAGAACCAAAAACAACACTCGAATATCTTGCCTACCTAGGTTTTGAGGGTCCAAACGCCCGGGACTCAACCACAGCAGCCCTCAAAATCACCAAACCCCGCAAACGAAGGCGCAGACCAGGCCGTGTAGACCGCAACATCGTCCTCTGCTACATCCTAGGctcctctgcctctgggAAATCAACCCTGCTCaacgccttcctcaaccgcCCCTTTGACGCCCTTTACCATCCCACCATAAAACCCCGCCGCGCAGTCAACAGCGTCGAACTGGGAGGTGGAAAGCAATGCTACCTCATCCTCGAAGAACTCGGCGAGCTCGAGCCCGCCATCTTGGAAAACCAAGCCAAACTCGACGCGTGCGATCTCATCTGCTACGCTTATGACTCTTCCGACCCGGAATCTTTTTCTCACATTGTCGAGTTGCGCAAACGGTACCCGCAGCTTGACGAACTGCCTGCTATATACACGGCACTCAAGGCCGACTGCGACAAGACGACGCAAAGGAGCGAGCTGCAGCCTGATGCGTATACCGCGGCGCTGAATATGTCTGCGCCGCTGCATGTGAGTGTTACGTGGCATAGTATCAGTGAGCTGTTTGTTGCGCTGGCCGAGGCGGCGACGAACCCGAGTACTGCGTTTCCgaagacggaggaggcgccggatcGGACGAGCTTGTATATGGCGTTGGGCGCGACGACTTGCGCGGCGTTGGCGGCGTTTAtgatttggaggaggtcgacAAGTTCGATGTGA
- the ABD1 gene encoding mRNA cap guanine-N7 methyltransferase (COG:A; BUSCO:EOG09262QTY; EggNog:ENOG503NTXE) gives MADNDQSDLPQPFNARNLVTAKKRQRSTSPGNGSGCGAPSGEAPKKQLKRPGQRARIDDAAREQARQRALERQRQLQAQEAAGAAANTPTSYGPSGSSSGSFPSNHNSRGNINDVVRAHYNAVPERGRDWRKTDSRIKGLRSFNNWVKSCIIQKFAPDEDHSPGARERGQTSNNRLLVLDIGCGKGGDLGKWQQAPQTVELYVGLDPADVSIEQARDRYRSMNRPGGGHRGGRGGHRGRPPPRIFEARFHAKDCFAETIGDIDIIRQVGFNNNNVSDNKGFDVVSMMFCMHYAFETEQKARQMLKNVAGALKKGGRLIGCIPNSDVISAKVVEFNKKQEEKKRRKAEKEAKRARAKEDGEADDEDPSKEDGELDSDEGEAEETAAWGNDIYRVRFPGPTPADGIFRPPFGWKYNFFLHEAVEEVPEYVVPWEAFRALAEDYNLELQYHKPFADVWEMEKDDRELGPLSERMGVRERHGGKLLVSPEEMEAASFYVAFCFYRV, from the coding sequence ATGGCTGACAACGACCAATccgacctcccccaacccttcAACGCTCGCAACCTCGTCACCGCCAAAAAGCGCCAACGTTCTACATCCCCAGGCAACGGCTCCGGCTGCGGCGCCCCCTCCGGCGAAGCCCCCAAAAAACAACTCAAACGCCCCGGCCAACGCGCCCGCATTGACGATGCCGCCCGTGAACAAGCCCGCCAGCGCGCCCTAGAACGCCAGCGTCAActccaagcccaagaagccgCCGGCGCCGCAGCGAACACTCCCACCTCCTATGGCCCctccggcagcagcagtggctCTTTCCCATCCAACCACAACTCCCGCGGCAACATCAACGACGTCGTCCGCGCCCACTACAACGCCGTCCCAGAGCGTGGTCGCGACTGGAGGAAAACCGACAGCAGGATCAAAGGCCTGAGATCGTTCAACAACTGGGTCAAGAGCTGCATCATTCAGAAATTTGCGCCAGACGAAGATCACTCCCCTGGCGCCAGGGAAAGAGGCCAGACCTCTAATAACCGGCTTTTGGTTCTTGACATTGGCTgcggaaaggggggtgattTGGGGAAATGGCAGCAGGCTCCCCAGACGGTTGAACTCTACGTCGGTCTCGACCCGGCAGATGTCTCCATCGAGCAAGCCCGCGACCGCTACAGAAGCATGAACCGACCTGGTGGTGGTCaccggggagggagaggtggtcaTAGGGGTCGCCCTCCACCCCGGATCTTCGAGGCGAGGTTCCACGCGAAGGATTGTTTTGCCGAGACGATAGGAGATATTGACATTATTCGCCAGGTTGGGTTCAACAATAACAACGTCAGCGACAACAAAGGGTTTGATGTGGTGAGCATGATGTTCTGCATGCATTACGCGTTTGAGACGGAGCAAAAGGCGAGGCAGATGCTGAAGAATGTGGCGGGGGCGTtgaagaaaggggggaggttgattgGGTGCATCCCAAACTCGGATGTCATTTCGGCaaaggtggtggagtttAACAaaaagcaggaggagaagaagaggcgaAAGGCTGAAAAGGAGGCGAAAAGGGCCAGGGCGAAGGAAGATGGCGAAGCGGACGACGAGGACCCTAGTAAGGAAGACGGGGAGCTGGATTCtgatgagggagaggcggaggagacTGCTGCTTGGGGGAATGATATCTACCGAGTAAGATTCCCCGGTCCTACGCCAGCGGACGGGATCTTTAGACCGCCGTTTGGGTGGAAGTATAACTTTTTCTTGCATGAGGcagtggaggaggtgccggAGTATGTCGTTCCGTGGGAGGCCTTTCGCGCGTTGGCTGAGGATTACAACCTGGAGCTGCAGTATCACAAGCCGTTTGCGGATGTgtgggagatggagaaggatgaTAGGGAGTTGGGGCCGCTGAGcgagaggatgggggttaGGGAGAGGCATGGGGGGAAATTGCTTGTTAGTccggaggagatggaggcggcGAGCTTTTATGTGGCTTTTTGTTTTTATCGGGTTTAA